Proteins from a genomic interval of Streptomyces sp. Tu6071:
- a CDS encoding SDR family oxidoreductase encodes MSESTKTALVTGANKGIGLAIARGLADLGFTVAVGARDEARGAAAAESLRAEGARAFAVALDVTSEESVAAAARTVAEEAGRLDVLVNNAGISGSTEDGAQDPTTLDLDVVRTVLDTNVFGVVRVTNALLPLLRRAPSPRIVNVSSTMGSLSLRTGPVLAAYAPSKTMLNALTTQYARRLADTPVLVNACCPGWVATDFTGHEPDRTPREGAAIALRLATLPDDGPRGGFFDDGGVVPW; translated from the coding sequence ATGAGCGAATCGACGAAGACCGCGCTGGTCACCGGCGCGAACAAGGGAATCGGCCTGGCGATCGCGCGGGGCCTCGCGGACCTCGGCTTCACGGTCGCCGTGGGGGCGCGGGACGAGGCGCGGGGAGCGGCGGCGGCGGAGTCGCTGCGGGCCGAGGGAGCGCGCGCCTTCGCGGTCGCGCTCGACGTCACCTCCGAGGAGAGCGTCGCCGCCGCCGCGCGGACCGTGGCGGAGGAGGCCGGGCGGCTCGACGTCCTCGTCAACAACGCGGGGATCAGCGGCAGTACCGAGGACGGCGCGCAGGACCCGACGACACTCGACCTCGACGTGGTCCGCACGGTCCTCGACACGAACGTCTTCGGCGTGGTCAGGGTGACCAACGCGCTGCTCCCGCTGCTCCGGCGCGCGCCGTCGCCGCGCATCGTCAACGTGTCGAGCACCATGGGCTCGCTGAGCCTGCGCACCGGCCCCGTCCTGGCCGCGTACGCGCCCTCGAAGACGATGCTCAACGCCCTCACGACGCAGTACGCGCGCCGCCTCGCCGATACCCCGGTTCTCGTCAACGCCTGCTGCCCCGGCTGGGTGGCCACTGATTTCACCGGCCACGAGCCGGACCGCACCCCGCGGGAGGGCGCCGCGATCGCCCTCCGCCTCGCGACGCTCCCGGACGACGGGCCGCGCGGGGGCTTCTTCGACGACGGGGGAGTGGTGCCGTGGTGA
- a CDS encoding winged helix-turn-helix domain-containing protein: MTTQPLPLSADEARRIALRAQGLLGAPDRRAGARGVLRHLGAVQLDTISVLARSHELVPYARLGAIGRQAVESAYWAPPEAPAHAFEYWSHAACVLPVEEWPHFAFRRRAYRDRPLWGHEVPPGAYEKVLAQLRDEGPLTATELGGAKNGGEWWDWSGSKVAVERALTYGDVVCVRRTGWRRVYDLPERAIPAELLHDDLDDLECVRRLIRLAARSLGVGTRSDLADYHRLKTEQFDAVIEDCGLVRVRVEGWGKPAWADPEALESSPRGRHRTTLLSPFDSLIWERARAERLFGFSHRLEAYVPKPKRVHGYFAMPVLSGGRLIARVDPAREGTTLVARQVTLGGDVPGTATPRKAVEGTAKALAEAATWVGCTRVRVDRVDPPELREPLEREATRALTARLEGAEV, translated from the coding sequence ATGACGACGCAGCCGCTCCCCCTCTCCGCCGACGAGGCCCGCCGCATCGCGCTGCGCGCCCAGGGCCTCCTCGGCGCCCCCGACCGGCGCGCGGGCGCGCGAGGTGTGCTGCGGCACCTCGGCGCGGTGCAGCTCGACACGATCTCGGTGCTCGCCCGCTCGCACGAGCTGGTCCCGTACGCGCGCCTCGGCGCGATCGGCCGCCAGGCCGTCGAGTCCGCGTACTGGGCGCCGCCCGAGGCCCCCGCGCACGCCTTCGAGTACTGGTCGCACGCGGCCTGCGTGCTGCCCGTCGAGGAGTGGCCGCACTTCGCCTTCCGCCGCCGCGCCTACCGCGACCGCCCGCTGTGGGGGCACGAGGTGCCGCCCGGCGCGTACGAGAAGGTCCTCGCACAGCTCCGCGACGAGGGCCCGCTCACGGCGACGGAGCTGGGCGGCGCGAAGAACGGCGGCGAGTGGTGGGACTGGTCGGGCTCCAAGGTCGCGGTCGAGCGCGCGCTCACGTACGGGGACGTCGTCTGCGTGCGGCGTACGGGCTGGCGCCGGGTCTACGACCTGCCGGAGCGGGCGATCCCCGCCGAGCTGCTCCACGACGACCTGGACGACCTGGAGTGCGTGCGCCGCCTGATCCGCCTCGCGGCCCGCTCGCTCGGCGTCGGCACCCGCTCCGACCTCGCCGACTACCACCGCCTGAAGACCGAGCAGTTCGACGCGGTGATCGAGGACTGCGGCCTGGTGCGCGTACGGGTCGAGGGCTGGGGGAAGCCCGCGTGGGCCGACCCGGAGGCCCTGGAGTCGAGCCCGCGCGGGCGCCACCGCACGACGCTCCTGTCCCCCTTCGACTCGCTGATCTGGGAACGCGCCCGCGCGGAGCGCCTGTTCGGCTTCTCGCACCGCCTGGAGGCGTACGTGCCGAAGCCGAAGCGCGTCCACGGCTACTTCGCCATGCCGGTCCTCTCCGGCGGCCGGCTGATCGCCCGCGTCGACCCGGCCCGCGAGGGCACGACCCTCGTCGCCCGCCAGGTCACCCTGGGCGGCGACGTCCCGGGCACGGCGACCCCGCGCAAGGCCGTCGAGGGCACGGCGAAGGCCCTGGCGGAGGCGGCCACGTGGGTCGGCTGCACCCGCGTCCGCGTGGACCGCGTGGACCCGCCGGAGCTGCGGGAGCCGCTGGAGCGGGAGGCGACGCGGGCGCTCACGGCACGGCTGGAGGGGGCGGAGGTCTGA